In a single window of the Coprothermobacter proteolyticus DSM 5265 genome:
- the glnA gene encoding type I glutamate--ammonia ligase, whose product MTIDEVMKCIKDEGISQVDLKTTDIWGRWRHVTLASTYFSEKTFTEGVGFDASNLGYGNVVQSDLLMIPDPSTAFIEEREGQRLISMICDVYSVDNGKPSPLDPRGILRKAVSSISDVAENVMLAPEYEFHVFNSVAFNLAPNEVFYGVDGEEGFWNEGVTGEYIIGKKGGYHQVTPFDTLATLRGAIVERLMSLGVPVKYHHHEVGTCQVEIELDFCDALKAADYTMLIKYVARNVAKRMGYVVSFMPKPLYDEAGNGMHVHQYLVKNSVNIFSGQELFGLSSTALSYIAGVLTHGKSLMAFTNPTTNSYRRLTPGFEAPTTAVFGLGNRTAAVRIPAYVKDPSKVRIEFRTIDATTNPYLGFAAMVLAGVDGIRRGLDPVSLGYGPVEDSAEGRGEQLATSLSEACDALLKDNGYLSGVFPEALIERWTQKKLQEEREVNRVPNALEFKLYFDV is encoded by the coding sequence TTGACTATCGACGAGGTAATGAAATGCATCAAGGATGAGGGAATTTCTCAGGTTGATCTGAAGACTACTGACATTTGGGGAAGATGGCGGCATGTGACTTTGGCCAGTACGTATTTTAGTGAAAAAACGTTTACCGAGGGTGTGGGGTTTGATGCCTCGAACCTGGGGTATGGAAATGTGGTCCAAAGTGACTTGCTCATGATTCCAGACCCCAGTACGGCCTTTATTGAGGAACGAGAAGGGCAAAGACTTATCTCCATGATATGTGATGTTTACAGCGTTGATAATGGAAAACCCAGCCCGCTGGATCCCAGAGGGATCTTGCGTAAAGCGGTTAGTTCTATTTCAGACGTTGCTGAAAACGTCATGTTGGCACCCGAGTATGAGTTCCATGTATTCAACAGCGTGGCTTTTAACTTGGCACCTAACGAAGTGTTCTATGGTGTAGACGGTGAAGAGGGTTTCTGGAACGAAGGTGTAACTGGAGAATACATTATTGGTAAGAAAGGTGGCTATCACCAAGTTACACCATTTGACACTTTGGCTACCCTGCGGGGAGCCATTGTGGAGAGGTTAATGAGCTTAGGAGTACCAGTGAAATATCACCATCATGAGGTGGGCACGTGTCAGGTGGAAATAGAACTGGATTTTTGCGATGCTTTGAAAGCTGCTGACTATACCATGCTTATCAAGTATGTGGCAAGAAACGTGGCAAAAAGGATGGGTTACGTGGTCAGTTTTATGCCAAAACCACTGTACGACGAAGCTGGAAATGGTATGCACGTGCACCAGTACCTTGTCAAAAATAGTGTGAACATTTTTAGTGGTCAGGAGCTATTTGGATTGTCCAGCACGGCACTTTCGTACATTGCTGGTGTCCTCACTCATGGCAAGTCTTTAATGGCTTTTACAAACCCTACTACAAACTCATATCGAAGACTTACTCCAGGTTTTGAGGCACCCACTACAGCTGTCTTTGGGTTGGGTAACCGAACTGCGGCTGTGAGGATTCCAGCTTATGTGAAAGATCCTTCAAAGGTAAGAATCGAGTTTAGAACCATCGATGCGACTACAAATCCGTATCTGGGATTTGCTGCCATGGTTTTGGCTGGTGTGGACGGAATACGTCGTGGGCTTGATCCCGTATCTTTGGGTTATGGCCCAGTTGAGGACTCTGCAGAAGGTAGGGGAGAACAGCTAGCTACGTCTTTAAGTGAGGCATGTGATGCATTGCTTAAAGATAACGGTTACCTAAGTGGTGTATTCCCTGAAGCACTCATTGAAAGGTGGACCCAGAAGAAGCTTCAGGAAGAGCGAGAAGTAAATCGTGTCCCAAATGCCTTGGAATTCAAGCTGTATTTTGACGTTTGA
- a CDS encoding G5 and 3D domain-containing protein, whose amino-acid sequence MKIIACVLLLFSLTLVPAKGFTTLPMPTQTVKMQGKTLKLTTPYSDKNILKVISATGSNFEVKKQGNVLLVQSVEVTTNVNYVYIPPKVIVQPSNTVARGRSAVLSSGAPTIKQQTWQIKKVDGKVVERKLIKEQIVQQGRDKVVALGQGTYRGEAQEILMVATAYSAEEPGIGTRTAMGTRVRYGVVAVDPKVIPLGTKLYIEGYGYAVAEDVGGKIKGNRIDVYFNTVKECYQWGRRVVKVYVLGKD is encoded by the coding sequence ATGAAGATTATTGCTTGCGTCCTGCTACTGTTTTCTTTAACCTTGGTGCCTGCCAAGGGCTTTACTACGCTACCTATGCCCACCCAAACGGTAAAAATGCAAGGCAAGACCTTAAAGCTTACCACTCCTTATTCGGACAAAAATATTCTTAAAGTCATAAGTGCCACAGGCAGTAATTTTGAAGTTAAGAAGCAAGGCAATGTACTGCTAGTGCAAAGCGTTGAGGTTACTACAAATGTGAACTACGTTTACATTCCCCCAAAAGTCATAGTACAGCCATCCAACACGGTAGCTCGCGGTAGAAGTGCTGTTCTAAGCTCTGGCGCTCCCACAATAAAACAACAAACTTGGCAGATTAAAAAAGTAGATGGCAAAGTTGTGGAACGCAAACTGATTAAAGAGCAGATCGTGCAGCAAGGAAGAGATAAGGTGGTAGCACTGGGACAAGGAACTTACAGAGGTGAAGCGCAAGAAATACTCATGGTAGCTACCGCGTACAGCGCTGAAGAACCAGGCATTGGCACCCGTACCGCCATGGGAACCCGTGTGCGCTACGGAGTAGTTGCCGTAGATCCAAAGGTAATCCCTTTAGGTACAAAACTTTACATTGAAGGCTACGGTTATGCTGTGGCAGAAGATGTAGGTGGCAAGATAAAGGGAAACAGAATAGATGTGTACTTTAACACTGTGAAGGAATGCTACCAGTGGGGCCGCAGAGTGGTAAAAGTTTACGTCCTTGGCAAGGATTAG
- the rsmA gene encoding 16S rRNA (adenine(1518)-N(6)/adenine(1519)-N(6))-dimethyltransferase RsmA — protein MLPVGPQSGKSLRPWQGLDIPQLLKQFSISPKKTLGQSFLICDHVADKIVAAAGHDDVAVEIGAGTGMLTVRLASHYKNVIAIEIDQRLKALHNMITADFPNVVFVYEDFLKWIPRPTEIPTVVGNLPYYITTPILEKVFFQMKPKTMVFMVQKELGARMVANPGSKTYGALSVFVQSFTKPEMLFHVTKNCFYPAPEVDSVVVKLEGIYGYEEVVDPEVLEHVVKRAFQQRRKMLRSGLKKEPLLLKKAEEAGIDTSLRPEQITVEQYVRWATLVKRQNTA, from the coding sequence ATGCTACCAGTGGGGCCGCAGAGTGGTAAAAGTTTACGTCCTTGGCAAGGATTAGACATTCCTCAACTTCTTAAACAGTTTTCCATTAGCCCTAAGAAAACATTGGGTCAGTCTTTCTTGATCTGCGATCACGTAGCAGACAAGATCGTTGCTGCAGCTGGACATGACGATGTGGCTGTGGAAATAGGCGCAGGCACTGGCATGCTCACAGTAAGACTTGCTTCACACTACAAGAACGTCATAGCTATTGAGATTGATCAGCGTCTGAAAGCACTGCACAACATGATCACAGCTGATTTTCCAAATGTGGTTTTTGTTTATGAAGACTTCTTAAAGTGGATACCTCGGCCGACAGAGATTCCCACAGTAGTTGGTAATCTACCTTACTACATAACAACACCCATATTGGAGAAAGTATTCTTTCAAATGAAGCCCAAAACCATGGTATTCATGGTTCAGAAAGAACTGGGCGCACGCATGGTAGCAAATCCTGGATCAAAAACCTATGGAGCCTTAAGTGTGTTTGTACAGAGTTTTACCAAGCCTGAAATGTTGTTCCATGTCACTAAAAATTGTTTTTATCCAGCACCTGAAGTTGACTCAGTGGTAGTCAAACTAGAAGGAATCTACGGATATGAGGAAGTCGTTGATCCTGAAGTGTTGGAACACGTAGTAAAGAGAGCATTCCAGCAGCGCAGGAAAATGTTAAGAAGCGGATTAAAGAAAGAACCTTTATTACTAAAAAAAGCAGAAGAGGCTGGTATTGATACCAGCCTCCGGCCAGAACAAATTACAGTAGAACAATATGTTAGATGGGCTACTTTGGTCAAACGTCAAAATACAGCTTGA
- the mnmG gene encoding tRNA uridine-5-carboxymethylaminomethyl(34) synthesis enzyme MnmG yields the protein MSYDVIVVGAGHAGCEAAHIAAKLGAKTLLITSFIDTVALLPCNPAIGGPGKSQLVREIDALGGLMGRVTNRSYIQARVLNKSKGPAVWANRAQVDKYLYPSEMLNRLSQTKNLELMQAHVNGLLYDQNTVYGVKTEDGRHIEGKTVILTTGTFLEGRIYISSWSKPAGRWGEFPATGISEDLKKLGFSMGRFNTGTTPRIDEKTIDYSKATIQENDPGLSFSFWEEPNPPGYKPVYMVRTNARTMALVRENINLTASRASTMVRVGPRYCPSIEEKAVWFPEKTEHLIFLEPVGLGTSEIYPNGLAISLPVDIQQKVLRTIEGLEEVEIIRPGYTVDYDMVWPMQLNITLEAKHVKNLFLAGQINGTTGYEEAAAQGIIAGINAALKALGEPPFTILRHEGFIGTLIDELTTKELAEPYRMLTSRSEFRMIHRQDNAIWRLAEKAHSRGILTQAEYSKVQERKTKMDEVFNKLKETSVSPTYFPFLKQPVKAETVLRRPEVHLGDMEQFIPEIAVLSDEEKLTVEIEVKYEGYLQKEMSLLNSIKKLENLNIPQDFQYDGLPISREALDVLKKTKPSTLGQASRLAGVHMSDLAVILSALRKGSSGKDRSSNQ from the coding sequence ATGTCTTATGACGTGATTGTAGTGGGAGCAGGCCATGCAGGCTGTGAAGCTGCTCACATAGCTGCAAAACTAGGCGCAAAAACTCTCTTAATAACGAGTTTCATTGATACAGTGGCACTTTTACCCTGCAACCCAGCTATTGGAGGTCCAGGTAAATCTCAGCTGGTCAGAGAAATAGACGCCTTAGGCGGGCTCATGGGTAGAGTAACAAACCGTTCTTACATTCAAGCGCGTGTACTAAACAAGAGCAAAGGACCCGCTGTTTGGGCTAACAGAGCACAAGTGGACAAATATCTTTACCCCAGTGAAATGCTCAATAGATTGAGTCAAACAAAGAACTTGGAGCTCATGCAAGCCCATGTGAATGGCCTACTTTATGACCAGAATACTGTTTACGGTGTAAAAACGGAAGATGGACGCCACATAGAAGGAAAAACAGTTATTCTTACCACAGGAACCTTCTTAGAAGGCAGAATCTACATTTCAAGCTGGAGCAAACCAGCAGGTAGATGGGGAGAATTTCCTGCCACAGGCATTTCGGAGGATCTTAAAAAGCTTGGTTTCTCCATGGGCAGATTTAACACTGGAACCACTCCAAGAATTGATGAGAAAACCATAGATTACTCAAAAGCTACCATACAGGAGAACGATCCAGGTCTATCATTCTCATTCTGGGAAGAACCAAATCCCCCTGGTTACAAACCCGTGTACATGGTAAGAACTAACGCCAGAACCATGGCTTTAGTAAGAGAGAACATAAACCTTACAGCCTCTCGTGCTAGCACCATGGTGCGTGTGGGACCACGCTACTGTCCTTCCATAGAAGAAAAAGCTGTTTGGTTTCCCGAGAAAACAGAACATCTCATTTTCCTTGAACCTGTGGGTTTGGGTACATCAGAGATATACCCAAATGGCCTAGCTATTTCACTGCCTGTAGATATTCAGCAGAAAGTATTAAGGACAATTGAAGGTTTGGAAGAGGTAGAAATCATAAGACCAGGTTATACAGTTGATTATGACATGGTTTGGCCAATGCAACTAAACATCACGTTGGAGGCAAAACATGTGAAGAACTTATTCTTAGCTGGCCAGATAAATGGCACCACAGGTTACGAGGAAGCAGCTGCCCAAGGCATTATCGCTGGTATAAATGCTGCATTGAAGGCCTTAGGAGAGCCACCATTCACCATACTGCGTCATGAAGGTTTTATTGGCACCCTTATTGATGAACTCACCACCAAAGAACTAGCTGAGCCGTATCGGATGCTAACAAGCAGATCAGAATTTCGTATGATTCACAGGCAAGATAACGCCATATGGCGCCTGGCAGAAAAGGCTCATTCTAGAGGCATTCTCACTCAAGCCGAATACTCAAAGGTCCAAGAACGAAAGACAAAAATGGATGAAGTATTCAACAAACTGAAAGAAACTAGCGTCTCACCTACATATTTCCCATTTTTAAAACAACCTGTGAAAGCCGAAACCGTACTTAGAAGACCTGAGGTTCATTTAGGTGATATGGAGCAGTTTATACCGGAAATTGCTGTATTGAGCGATGAAGAAAAACTCACCGTGGAAATAGAAGTCAAATACGAGGGGTATTTGCAAAAAGAGATGAGCTTACTAAACTCTATCAAGAAGCTCGAAAACCTGAACATACCGCAAGATTTTCAATACGACGGTTTGCCTATTAGCCGAGAGGCTTTGGATGTCCTCAAAAAGACAAAGCCATCCACCTTGGGTCAGGCCTCCCGGCTAGCAGGCGTTCATATGAGTGATCTTGCAGTAATCCTATCTGCTCTCAGAAAAGGGTCAAGTGGCAAGGACCGATCTTCTAACCAGTAA
- a CDS encoding 4-(cytidine 5'-diphospho)-2-C-methyl-D-erythritol kinase — protein MPELRKIRGKVNLTLDIIGTQGEVHLIRSLFLKIPVETKGLFWRDPGLFRIEKLDIPYTNSKAYKTYLRKPCSAYIFQSIPTGYGLGGSAADDALIASYTGVRPSSRDAYFLLDSSKLALVEGDQTNIKPLELPFPLELLVVFPPFLAETKELYRRWDANPVTTDYTEQALRALKEGDKDTFESCFGNVFEHYLDATLRDLREHLMSFGPFIMTGSGSAFFAPLAKVRKYPDLPFRIFLIERWSPK, from the coding sequence ATGCCGGAGCTTAGAAAAATAAGAGGGAAAGTCAATTTGACCTTGGATATAATCGGAACACAGGGAGAAGTGCATCTTATAAGATCCTTATTCTTAAAAATACCCGTAGAAACTAAGGGGCTTTTCTGGAGGGATCCTGGACTTTTTCGCATAGAAAAGCTTGATATACCTTACACAAACTCAAAAGCCTATAAAACCTATTTAAGAAAACCTTGTTCTGCGTACATCTTCCAGTCCATACCCACAGGTTATGGTCTCGGAGGCTCAGCAGCAGATGATGCATTGATTGCATCATACACTGGGGTAAGGCCCTCCAGCCGTGATGCTTACTTTCTGCTAGACAGCAGTAAGCTAGCTTTGGTAGAAGGAGACCAAACAAATATAAAACCTTTGGAATTACCTTTTCCTTTAGAGCTTCTGGTCGTGTTTCCACCTTTCCTTGCTGAAACTAAAGAGTTGTACCGTAGGTGGGATGCTAATCCAGTAACAACTGATTATACAGAACAAGCTTTGAGAGCTTTAAAAGAGGGTGACAAAGATACTTTCGAAAGCTGCTTTGGCAATGTGTTTGAACATTATTTGGATGCAACTTTAAGGGATTTGCGTGAGCATTTAATGTCCTTCGGGCCCTTTATCATGACGGGTTCCGGCTCTGCATTCTTTGCACCTTTGGCGAAGGTAAGGAAGTATCCTGATTTACCCTTTAGAATATTCTTAATAGAAAGGTGGTCGCCAAAATGA
- a CDS encoding TldD/PmbA family protein has translation MFAKDDLQKVAQELSDITPDFFDIFIEERSNKSLVLESQKLERPSAGTVFGASLRVIVNGATYFSVVDNPTLEGMFNAARELKSSVKHTVAEPGKVFTIKTVEPPLKKNPWTPWQELGEVADYLKATDECARSYDPKVVQVTSYINQEVSRVQILNSLGNFAEEERSRTRAFCLVYASDGTAVEVGSDNQGKIGGLELLAHYPPESLAANAAKVAVSKLSAVTAPSGEFPVILGPGFGGVIFHEAIGHSLEADGIRKQVSVMRGKLGERLASPKVTLIDSGIVPDEWGSNAFDDEGFPNQETVLIKDGILVSYMSDYLEHLLTGFPHTANGRRESYEYIPYPRMRNTFIKPGKDTFEDMLTSIKKGLLALKFGGGQVDPVTGNFIFGVTEGYLIEDGKVTSPIKDVSMVGNGLTILENIEAVSGEEDMDFMPGMCGKEGQSVPAGIGEPYVMVSRILIGGE, from the coding sequence TTGTTTGCTAAGGATGACTTGCAAAAGGTAGCCCAGGAGTTATCAGATATAACCCCTGATTTTTTTGACATTTTTATAGAGGAAAGAAGTAACAAGTCTTTGGTTCTAGAAAGCCAGAAGTTGGAAAGGCCATCTGCGGGCACTGTATTCGGTGCCAGTTTAAGGGTTATTGTCAACGGGGCGACTTATTTCTCCGTGGTAGATAATCCGACGTTGGAGGGCATGTTTAATGCAGCGAGAGAACTTAAAAGTAGCGTGAAGCATACAGTTGCAGAACCGGGTAAAGTATTTACCATAAAGACTGTTGAGCCACCGTTAAAGAAAAATCCGTGGACACCATGGCAAGAACTTGGTGAAGTTGCCGATTATTTGAAAGCCACTGACGAATGTGCAAGAAGCTACGATCCAAAGGTAGTTCAAGTTACTTCTTACATTAATCAAGAAGTTTCCCGTGTGCAAATACTAAACAGTTTGGGTAACTTTGCTGAGGAAGAGCGTAGTCGTACTAGGGCTTTTTGCCTTGTGTACGCCAGTGATGGAACTGCTGTGGAAGTTGGCTCTGACAATCAAGGCAAAATAGGGGGGTTAGAGCTACTCGCCCATTATCCTCCTGAGTCCTTAGCGGCAAATGCTGCTAAGGTAGCTGTGTCTAAACTAAGCGCTGTTACTGCTCCCAGTGGGGAGTTTCCTGTCATATTGGGCCCCGGATTCGGTGGTGTCATATTCCACGAGGCTATTGGACACAGTCTAGAAGCTGACGGTATAAGAAAACAAGTTTCAGTCATGCGAGGAAAACTAGGTGAACGCTTGGCAAGTCCTAAAGTAACACTGATTGATTCAGGTATAGTACCTGACGAATGGGGTTCCAATGCCTTCGACGATGAGGGATTTCCCAATCAGGAAACTGTCTTAATAAAAGATGGCATTTTAGTCTCCTACATGAGTGACTACTTGGAGCACTTGCTTACCGGTTTTCCCCATACCGCTAACGGTCGTCGTGAAAGTTATGAATACATTCCTTACCCACGCATGAGGAACACTTTCATAAAACCTGGAAAAGACACATTCGAAGACATGCTTACTTCTATTAAGAAGGGCTTGCTCGCCTTGAAATTTGGTGGAGGTCAAGTGGACCCAGTTACTGGTAACTTCATCTTCGGTGTTACTGAAGGTTATCTTATTGAAGATGGCAAGGTTACATCACCTATCAAGGATGTGAGCATGGTTGGCAACGGTTTAACCATATTGGAAAACATTGAGGCAGTGAGCGGTGAGGAAGACATGGATTTCATGCCAGGCATGTGCGGCAAGGAAGGGCAATCGGTTCCGGCTGGAATTGGAGAACCCTACGTTATGGTTTCTCGCATTCTCATAGGAGGTGAGTAG
- a CDS encoding TldD/PmbA family protein, whose amino-acid sequence MSSLELKKYIDYIAKDKGDGDIFYTHSTSKTIRMGCLDGKVFLEEVSSKETSGYGVRIFKEGRTGFSFGNKTDEESVLQTIDYAEQASQLGEPLAVELPRNEGKQEESAKSERDLNEILETISEIFLSKGVKKFEATAGIETSFWQLVNTAGTDVTSSESGYSVVVMPVVSGEGENANYWFSVTNDPQTLDLNEIVLRSLNRAYSSLDGKSMSFKGLPVVFDSLEWAELLGFLLDSFGGKNVERQKSCFSGKVGQRVLSEHLSLKLENSHPKVLGKYFFDHEGVSVKPAFLLKDGTFVEPYYGLAAAAEFGKEPTGVGHRFSFRTQPNDVPFICHVQVQGLPSLDSLDKYLLVTSLKGIHSGLNAVSGAFSIGADGTLVSGAERVPLSGITLSGNIWDVLNNIIAATPEEEAVPSSTWLVSPLVALDGITVTG is encoded by the coding sequence GTGAGTAGTTTGGAGCTAAAAAAGTACATTGATTACATAGCAAAAGACAAAGGTGATGGTGACATCTTTTACACGCATTCCACAAGCAAAACTATAAGAATGGGTTGCTTAGATGGAAAAGTGTTTTTGGAGGAGGTTTCGTCAAAGGAAACTTCAGGATACGGCGTGAGAATTTTTAAAGAGGGGCGAACAGGTTTCAGCTTTGGTAACAAGACCGATGAAGAGAGCGTTCTGCAAACTATTGACTATGCTGAACAAGCTTCACAACTTGGGGAGCCTTTAGCTGTGGAATTACCCCGTAACGAAGGGAAACAAGAGGAATCTGCGAAGTCGGAAAGGGATCTCAATGAAATCTTGGAAACGATTAGCGAAATCTTTCTTTCTAAAGGCGTTAAGAAATTCGAGGCCACTGCTGGAATAGAAACTTCTTTTTGGCAATTGGTTAACACTGCGGGGACAGATGTGACCTCTAGTGAGAGTGGTTATTCGGTTGTGGTCATGCCGGTGGTGTCAGGTGAAGGTGAAAACGCCAACTATTGGTTTTCTGTAACAAATGATCCCCAGACCCTTGACTTGAATGAAATAGTTCTGCGTTCGTTGAACCGCGCTTACAGTTCTCTGGATGGGAAAAGTATGAGTTTCAAGGGCTTACCAGTAGTTTTTGACTCCTTGGAGTGGGCTGAGCTGTTAGGATTTTTGTTGGATTCCTTCGGTGGCAAGAACGTGGAGAGGCAGAAGAGTTGCTTTTCTGGAAAGGTGGGGCAACGAGTCCTATCGGAGCATCTCAGCCTGAAGCTGGAAAACAGTCATCCAAAGGTGCTTGGTAAGTATTTCTTCGACCATGAAGGTGTAAGCGTAAAACCTGCTTTCTTACTCAAAGATGGTACATTTGTTGAGCCTTACTACGGCCTAGCTGCCGCCGCTGAATTCGGCAAAGAGCCTACGGGTGTTGGACATCGATTTTCCTTCCGAACACAACCAAACGACGTTCCATTCATTTGTCACGTGCAAGTGCAGGGGTTACCATCTCTTGATTCACTGGATAAGTATTTGCTCGTTACTTCCTTGAAGGGCATACATTCTGGATTAAACGCTGTAAGTGGTGCTTTTTCCATAGGAGCTGATGGCACCTTGGTAAGCGGAGCAGAACGTGTTCCTTTGAGCGGTATTACTCTAAGTGGCAACATTTGGGATGTCCTTAACAATATCATAGCGGCTACTCCCGAGGAAGAGGCGGTACCTTCTAGCACGTGGCTAGTAAGTCCATTGGTAGCACTGGATGGCATAACAGTTACTGGTTAG
- a CDS encoding NTP transferase domain-containing protein, with amino-acid sequence MMDIGILVLAGSSKEDWVEKYGVQTKLELPVENETPLIVHTWNGVKETNLPCVIATDSWLAEKYHLEPHVDATSNIAETLTNAAQELDTEFLLVLSADMPFVTAESIKQLIKEAEEGGERDIYVLIVPKESIEQAFPGAPRTYVKLKEGYFKLANGVLIRKDFFMSEVKRADDLLGNRKSPLKVATILGLGTIFKAVTGTLDVPYIWKMIESRFHVKAYPVFTSRPEFGFDIDKEEHYLKTLELIEKEAN; translated from the coding sequence ATGATGGACATTGGCATATTAGTGTTAGCTGGTTCATCCAAGGAGGATTGGGTGGAAAAGTACGGTGTACAAACCAAATTGGAGCTGCCAGTGGAGAATGAAACGCCTTTAATTGTTCACACTTGGAACGGTGTCAAAGAGACAAACCTTCCTTGCGTTATTGCTACCGATTCATGGTTAGCCGAAAAGTACCATTTAGAACCACATGTTGATGCCACATCCAACATTGCCGAAACTTTGACAAATGCAGCTCAAGAACTTGACACAGAATTCCTGCTCGTTCTGTCAGCTGACATGCCTTTTGTTACAGCAGAAAGCATTAAACAGCTCATAAAAGAAGCTGAGGAGGGGGGAGAGCGCGACATCTATGTGCTCATTGTACCCAAAGAGAGTATCGAACAAGCATTTCCTGGAGCTCCTCGTACCTACGTGAAACTAAAAGAAGGCTACTTTAAACTGGCCAATGGGGTTCTCATTAGAAAAGACTTTTTTATGAGCGAAGTGAAAAGAGCAGATGATTTGTTGGGAAACCGCAAAAGCCCTTTAAAGGTGGCAACCATTTTGGGGCTCGGGACAATATTCAAAGCAGTGACTGGTACTCTGGATGTACCCTACATCTGGAAAATGATTGAGAGTCGTTTTCATGTTAAAGCGTATCCTGTGTTTACCTCTCGCCCGGAATTTGGGTTCGACATTGACAAAGAAGAACATTACTTAAAAACACTGGAACTCATAGAAAAGGAGGCAAATTAA